A segment of the Sphingomonas cannabina genome:
GCCTCACGGGCCGCGGCCTGCGGCCCGGCGCGCGCCTCGATCCCAACCTGCTGGCGGAGGAATTCGGCAGCAGCGTCACGCCGGTGCGCGACGCGCTGCACATTCTCGTCGGCGAGGGGCTGGTGGAGACCGGCCAGGGCGAGGGATTCCGGCTGCCGCACCTCGACGAGCCGGGCCTCAAGGATCTCTACGACTGGAACGGCGACTTGCTGCTGGCCGCACTCCGGCGACGGGCGCCGGTGCCGGGCGAACTATCGCCGCAGGACATCGGCGACACGGCAGCGCTGACGGCGTCCGTGTTCTTCGCGATTGCCCATCGCTCGCGAAACCAGCTCCACCGGCTCGCGATGCGCTGGGCTAACGCGAAGCTGCATCCGACCCGGCTGGTCGAGACCGACATCCTGCCGGCGATCGCGGAGGAGGTGTCGGCGATCGCCGACGCGTTCGAGGCCCACGAGACCGCGGCGGTGCGGCGGATGATCGGCGCCTATCACGGCCGGCGCCAGCGCGTCGCGGCGGAGATCGTCCGGGGCCTGTATCGGGCTTCCGACGACGTCGCGATCCTATAGTCCCGTGCCGCGGACAGCCGTCCGAATATATTCTCGATATAGAATCTGTATAAGTTTCAACGTCATGCGGGAGATCGGTAGATTCGCCTCTGCTGCAATGCGCAGCAAGCAGGAGAGTGAATCATGGAACGCGAAGACGATGTGATCGATCTCGGCGTCGCCAGCGTCGAGACCCAGGGACCGGGGCAGCTCCCCGGGGACGAGGTCCTCGGGCGGATCGTGCCCGGACTTTCCGACGACTGACCGATGGGGCGCGCAAGTTCCCGCCTGCGCGCCTTTTCGGGATTGCCGAGCATGGGCGGATATCGCATCGCGCCGGGCATCAGCTTCTGTGACGCGGGCGGGCGCCACATCTTCCTCGACCTCGATGCCGACCGCTATTTCTGCCTCGGCGACGCGGCCGAACGCAGCTTCGCCCGCATGATCGCCGGAACCCCGCTCGATGCGGCGGACCATCATCGTCTGGGCGCGCTCGCGCGGCGCGGACTGCTGCTGCCCGCAAAAACCGACACGACCCTGCCGCCAACCAGGATCGCGCCGATCCGACGGGCGATCGCGGAGCCGCCGGCGCGCGCGGGAAACCTTGCCGTCGCGCGCGCCGCGGCGGCGCTGCTGCGCGCCAGACTCGAGCTGCGCCGCCGACCGCTCCGTCGCCTGATCATGGCGGTCCGGCGGGCCAAGCGGGGCTGCGCGCCGCCGGACGGCGACGGCGAGCGCCGCCTCGCGGCGATCGGCGGCGCGTTCCGGCGCGCCGCCGTGCTGACCGGTGCACTGGACGAGTGCCTTGCGGTCTCGCTGGCGATCATGCGCCGGAGCGCGGCGCATGGCATCGCGGCCGAGCTCGTCCTCGGCGTCAAGCTACGCCCGTTCCAGGCGCATGCCTGGGTCCAGGTGGGCGACCTGCTGGTGAGCGACGAGCGTGATGCCGTCGCACCGTTCACGCCGATCCTCGTAGTATGATGGGCCGGCGCTACATCGCATTCCTGCCCGCGGATCGCGCCGACAGCCGCCCCCGCGCCAGGTTCCTGCGCGAACGGAATCGGTCGCCTTCGCTCGCGGTCGCCGCGGACCGGCCCGGCCTCATCGTGCTCGCCACTGCGCAGGCAATCGCGCTCGGCGAGCATGGAGTCGTGCTAGGCGAGGTGATCCGCGCCGAAGGCGCGGCGCCGCTCGACCGGCTCGAGGCGCATGATGTGCGGACGATCGCCGTGTGCGGAGGCGAGCCGCTGATCCGGAACTTCTGGGGTGCCTATGTCGCGCTGCTCGAGCACGCGGACGGCAGCATCCGCGTGCTGCGGGCGCCGCTCGGCGACCTCCCGGCCTATGCGTGGCGATCGCCCGAGGGCGTGGCGATCGCTTCCGATGTCGAGCTGCTCGCGCGGTTCGCGGGCTATCGGCCGGCCATCGACTGGACCGGCGTCGCCGAGCATCTCGCCGCCGCCGATCTCAGGCGGCCGAGGACCTGCCTCGCAGGCATCGAGGAACTGCCCGGCGGCGCCGAGGGATGCTGGCGCGACGGACATTGGTCGGTGCGGCAGCGCTGGTCGCCATGGCACGCGATCGCGCGCGATGCCGCGCCGGTCGACCTCGCCGCCGCCGCGGCCCATGTCGGGGATGTCGTCCGCCGGTCGGTCGCGGCGCGGACCGCACGCTATCGGTCGCTCCTGGTCCTGCTCTCGGGCGGGCTCGATTCCTCGATCGTCGCGGCGAGCCTTGCCGCCGCCGGCCGTCCGATCTTAGCGCTCACCATGGTCACCCGCGATCCCGGCGGCGACGAACGCCACTATGCCGCGGCGACCGCCTCGGCGCTCGGGATTCCGCTGACCGCGATCGGGCGCGACGTTGGCCAGGTCGACGTCACGCGGTCGCTCGCCTGCGGCTTGCCGCGACCATCGGCACGAAGCTTCGCCCAGGCGACGCATGCCGCCGCCCAAGCACTGGCGCGCGATGCCGGCGCACGGGCGATCGTCACCGGCGGCGGCGGCGACAATGTCTTCTGCGCGCTGCAGTCGGTGGCGCCGGCCGCTGACAGGCTCCTTCTCCGCGGTCCCGACCGGCAGTTCCGGGCGACCGCAGGCCATATTGCGACGCTCGCCCAGGTGAGCGTGCTGCGGGTCGCCGCCAAGGCGTTCGCCCGCGCGCTCCGCCGTCGGCGCGGCTATCGCTTTGCGGTGAACACCGGTCTGCTCACGCCGGATGCGATCGCCATGGCGGCCGCGGCGTGCGAGCATCCGTGGCTCCGCCCGCCGCCGCGCGCCCTTCCCGGTTCGGCGGCCCATATCGGCCTGATCGTCGCCGCCCAGAGCGTCGCCGAAAGTCCCGATCCGCGCGCCGCCGTTCCGCAGCTGGCGCCGCTGATCGTGCAGCCGATCGTCGAGGCCTGCGTAGCGGTACCGAGCTGGGCCTGGTTCGACCGGGGATGCAACCGCGCGGTCGCGCGTCACGCGTTCACCGACGGGCTTCCTGCCGAAATCGCCTGGCGGCGCTCGAAGGGCGCAATGGACAGCTTTGTCGTCGAGATCTTCGAGGCGAATCGAGCGGCGCTGGCGGACCTCCTGCTGGATGGGAGGCTGGCGTCGCATGGCCTGATCGACCGGGCGGCCCTCGAGATCGTCCTCCAGGATCGCGGGCCGACCCGGAGTGGCAGCTATGCCAGGGCGATGGAGCTGGCTGACGTGGAGGCCTGGGCGCGATCATGGCCGCGCTGACGGCCGCTCCTCTCCCGGCGCATGCTCGCGGCGCAGCTGTTCCCACCGGCGATATTGACCAGCCTTGGCTGGCGCGGGATCGACCCGGCCGGTCAGCCAAAAGTCGAACCAGTCGAGATTGGTGCCGAAGATCGCGGCGCGGTGCCGCGGCTGCCATTTGATATGGAATTCGCCGGGAAAGATCCGCAGCTCCGCTGGCCTGCGGTGCTGGCGCAGCGCGGTGATTGACGGCAGCGCATAGAGCGCCTCGCTGTCGGCGAGTTGCATGAGCAGGGGCGTACGGATCCGGTCGGCGTTGAGCACCAGCGAGCCGGGGCGCCAGAACGCGCGATCGACCGGGAAGGCCAGCGGATAGCCGACCGACCGGCTGTATCGCCCCCAGGCCGGTCCGACGAGGACTGCGCTCGATTCGTCGACGCAGCAGCTGCTGAGCGAGGCGGCGGCGAACAGCTCGGAGTTGATGAGCGCAAATCGGACCGCGCTCGCGCCGTCGCTGAGGCCGGTGATGCCGAGCCGCGCGGGGTCGGCGATGCCGCGGGCCACCAGCAGCTCGACCCCGGCCGCGATCGCCGACTGCACGTTGCGCCGCTCGGCCCAGTCGCGAACGTTGGCGGCATAGATCGCATCATAGGTCTCGAGGCCGGGAACGCGGCTCGCCGCCATCGGCGGGCCCTCGATGCTGAGCACCGCATAGCCGTGCTGTGCGAACAGGAAGATCGGATATTCGTTGCCGGTGCCGCCGCGCAGGAACCCGCGCGAGCGATAGAGGGTGACGATCGTCGGGAGCCGCGTCCCCGCGCGATAGCCGGCGGGTAGCACGAGGTCGCCATAGGCCTCCAGGCCGAGCGCATTGCGCCAGGTGATCCGCTCGACGGTCGCGCCGGCCCGATGCGCAAAGCTCGGGTTGGGATCGAAGAGCGTATCGACGGCGCCGGAGCCAAGGTCGACCGCAACGATGTGCGAGGGTCGGGTCGCCGTCTCGCGGATGCAAAGCAGACGCGCATCCGCGCGCCGGCAGCGTTCGAGCACGTCGTCCGTCAGAAGCAGCCGCTCGGGAGGAAGGGGCCCCGGCGACCAGCGATAGAGGGCCGTGTAGCGATCGTTCCAGCCTTCGCGCTTCAGGAACCACAGCGTGCCGCCGGCCTCGTCCCACCACAGGCCGTCAAAACGGCCCGTGCAGGCCGACCAGACGCACGCGCGTGGCGTTCCGGTTGCGTCGGTCACCCGCAAGCGCCGCGGCGACAGCGGTGAGGATGCAGTCGGCTCGGCCGAGGCGCGCGCCGCACCAGCGCTTGCCCCTTGCCCTTCCCGTGCCGTGACCGCCACGCGCAGCGCCTCGGCTTGCGCTGCGGTCGCGGGGGTCGACCTGCCGGACCGCACGTCGGCGATTCGGTAGGCGAGCGCCAGCGGCGCGCCGAGCTGCGGCCGCCAGCCGATCCCTGGCATCACCCGCTCGTCGTAGATCCAGCCGGCTTGGCCTTCGGCGTCGATCGCCCGGTCGAGCGCCGGCCGATCCGGTTCGAACGCGAAGCCGATCCGGCCGTCCGGCATCCATGCCCACGACACCACGTCGAGATCGGTGGGCGTGACCGGGCGGGCGCTGCCGCCATCAAGCGAGACGCTCCAGACCCGCGTCGAGTCTTGGTCGTGGCGCAGATAGGCGATCGCGCCGCCATCCGGAGACCAGGCCGGGGCGATCTGCTCCGGAAAGCCGTTGGCAATCTCCAGTCCTCGCATCGCGACGGTGGTGGTGATGACATCGCCGCCGCGATCGAGCACGCGCGGCGGCGCGCGGCCGTCCAGGCGGATGACTACCAGCGCCTGGCAATAGCGGTTCTCGTCGATATCGGCGCGCTGGAGCACGAACGCCGCCTGGCGTCGGTCGGGCGAGATCGCGAGCGGGCTGGCGCCGCCGACCGGCTCGGCATCGGCGCGGCCGATCCCGGCGAGCTCGACCAGATCCTTGACGGTCACGGTCCGGCCGCCGGTTGCCGGCGGGCCGAGCGGCGCCCAATCGGCACAGCGGCTCCATGCCGGCTCCGCACCGGCGAGGCAGCCGAACAACACGCCCAGCCTCAGCAACTGCCATGACCAATGGACCGGGCGCCGCCTCACCATGACTTGGCGATCGCCAGGCTGATCACCCGCCCGAACGGCGTGTAGTTGGTGGAATCGTACGGCGTGTCGGTGACGGACGAGATGAAGATCGGCGGGGGCTCCGCGCCGAACGCGTTCTCGACGCCGAGCGTCACATCGAGGCCGCGCAGCCACGCCGGGCCGGTGTCGCCGCTGCGGTAGCGAAGGGTGAAGTCGAACCGGACCTGGTCGGGAACGACCGTCGCCGGCGAGAAGCGGGTGTCCTGAAGCCGGCCGGTATAGTTCGCGATTGCGGTCAGCGAGAAGCGATCATGGCGCCAGCTGGCAGTGGCGCGACCGCGCCAGTGCGGCGGGTTGAACAGGATGCCGGCGAGCGGCCGGGCGGCCTGGTCCGCGCTGATCCGGCGGCGGCTGCTGAGATAGCTGGCATTGGCGCTCACGGCGATCTCGTCGTCGCTCCTGCCGAGGCGGCTGCGATAGGTGGCGAGGAGGTCGACGCCTCGCGCCCATTGGCGACCCGCGTTGAGGTTGCTGTTGTCGATGAAGGCGATGACGTTCGCAGGATCATAGGGGGCGCCGGTGCCGTTCACGAAATAGGCGCCGCTCGCCAGGATCGCCGCCAGCATTTCGGGCGATGGCGAGCGCGTGACCTGGGCGGCATAGGCCGGATCGGCAAGCGCCTGGCTCACGAAGGCGATCGGCGCAACGATCCGGTCGATATAGCGCGTCTCGAAGTAGCTGAGTTCGGCGGTGAAGCCGGCAAGCGTCGGAGGATGGACACCGGCGGTCACCGACCAGCTCGTCGCGCGTTCGGGCGCGAGGTCGGGCCGGCCGCCCTCGATCAGCAACGCACTTGCGCCGGCCGGGGCGCCGGCGGCGCCGACGTTGCGGGCAGGCAGCAGGGTCAGGGCCGGCGGCAGGTAGCGCTGGTAGAGGGTCGGCGCGCGAAACGAGCGCCCCCAGCTCGCCTTGAGATCGAGGCTCGGCGATGGCGCATAGACGATGCCGACCTTGGGCGTGGTGACCGAGCCCGCCCGCTCGTAGCGCTCGTGGCGGGCGGCCGCGGTGAGGTCGAGCCGATAAAGGCCCGGAATTCCCAGCGCCGGCCCGATCAGCGGCAGGCTGAGCTCGCCATAGGCATAGCGGTTCGACTGCGAGCGGATGAAGTTGAGCGGATTACCGGGGCCGCGGTCGCTCTCGAGCTCGATATTACGGTATCCGACGCCGAGCGCGAGCTTAGCCGGTCCGCCGGGAAGGTCGAACAGCGGGCCGTCGCCGGAAAGCTCGACCCATCGCGCGCTGTTGCAGTAGCAGCCGGCGCCGAGCTC
Coding sequences within it:
- a CDS encoding GntR family transcriptional regulator, giving the protein MNSGQTSGRVYEALRLRLTGRGLRPGARLDPNLLAEEFGSSVTPVRDALHILVGEGLVETGQGEGFRLPHLDEPGLKDLYDWNGDLLLAALRRRAPVPGELSPQDIGDTAALTASVFFAIAHRSRNQLHRLAMRWANAKLHPTRLVETDILPAIAEEVSAIADAFEAHETAAVRRMIGAYHGRRQRVAAEIVRGLYRASDDVAIL
- a CDS encoding benenodin family lasso peptide, which codes for MEREDDVIDLGVASVETQGPGQLPGDEVLGRIVPGLSDD
- a CDS encoding lasso peptide biosynthesis B2 protein; translation: MGGYRIAPGISFCDAGGRHIFLDLDADRYFCLGDAAERSFARMIAGTPLDAADHHRLGALARRGLLLPAKTDTTLPPTRIAPIRRAIAEPPARAGNLAVARAAAALLRARLELRRRPLRRLIMAVRRAKRGCAPPDGDGERRLAAIGGAFRRAAVLTGALDECLAVSLAIMRRSAAHGIAAELVLGVKLRPFQAHAWVQVGDLLVSDERDAVAPFTPILVV
- a CDS encoding asparagine synthase-related protein — encoded protein: MGRRYIAFLPADRADSRPRARFLRERNRSPSLAVAADRPGLIVLATAQAIALGEHGVVLGEVIRAEGAAPLDRLEAHDVRTIAVCGGEPLIRNFWGAYVALLEHADGSIRVLRAPLGDLPAYAWRSPEGVAIASDVELLARFAGYRPAIDWTGVAEHLAAADLRRPRTCLAGIEELPGGAEGCWRDGHWSVRQRWSPWHAIARDAAPVDLAAAAAHVGDVVRRSVAARTARYRSLLVLLSGGLDSSIVAASLAAAGRPILALTMVTRDPGGDERHYAAATASALGIPLTAIGRDVGQVDVTRSLACGLPRPSARSFAQATHAAAQALARDAGARAIVTGGGGDNVFCALQSVAPAADRLLLRGPDRQFRATAGHIATLAQVSVLRVAAKAFARALRRRRGYRFAVNTGLLTPDAIAMAAAACEHPWLRPPPRALPGSAAHIGLIVAAQSVAESPDPRAAVPQLAPLIVQPIVEACVAVPSWAWFDRGCNRAVARHAFTDGLPAEIAWRRSKGAMDSFVVEIFEANRAALADLLLDGRLASHGLIDRAALEIVLQDRGPTRSGSYARAMELADVEAWARSWPR
- a CDS encoding Atxe2 family lasso peptide isopeptidase, which gives rise to MVRRRPVHWSWQLLRLGVLFGCLAGAEPAWSRCADWAPLGPPATGGRTVTVKDLVELAGIGRADAEPVGGASPLAISPDRRQAAFVLQRADIDENRYCQALVVIRLDGRAPPRVLDRGGDVITTTVAMRGLEIANGFPEQIAPAWSPDGGAIAYLRHDQDSTRVWSVSLDGGSARPVTPTDLDVVSWAWMPDGRIGFAFEPDRPALDRAIDAEGQAGWIYDERVMPGIGWRPQLGAPLALAYRIADVRSGRSTPATAAQAEALRVAVTAREGQGASAGAARASAEPTASSPLSPRRLRVTDATGTPRACVWSACTGRFDGLWWDEAGGTLWFLKREGWNDRYTALYRWSPGPLPPERLLLTDDVLERCRRADARLLCIRETATRPSHIVAVDLGSGAVDTLFDPNPSFAHRAGATVERITWRNALGLEAYGDLVLPAGYRAGTRLPTIVTLYRSRGFLRGGTGNEYPIFLFAQHGYAVLSIEGPPMAASRVPGLETYDAIYAANVRDWAERRNVQSAIAAGVELLVARGIADPARLGITGLSDGASAVRFALINSELFAAASLSSCCVDESSAVLVGPAWGRYSRSVGYPLAFPVDRAFWRPGSLVLNADRIRTPLLMQLADSEALYALPSITALRQHRRPAELRIFPGEFHIKWQPRHRAAIFGTNLDWFDFWLTGRVDPAPAKAGQYRRWEQLRREHAPGEERPSARP
- a CDS encoding TonB-dependent receptor — translated: MRFSSSLSRSSWGAAVALAAAASSPVCAQEQARYRFDLPAQSLGAALRDVTIITRRNIVAAAHATDGRRAPAVRGTYTVEEALALLLDRTGLRADTVGDALVIRPDARDGALPPPADPAQHDGEIVITGSRIRGARIASPVISVSQDQIRDAGQATLGDVVRSIPQSFGGGQNPGIGFNVPAISGVNVGGGASINLRGLGSDATLTLLNGRRLSYSGSRQSIDVSTIPVGALDRIEIVADGASALYGSDAVGGVANIILKRDLDGLETRARLGASTDGGNVQQQYGATGGLRWGSGGVIAAYEFNRNTAVDSADRDYAATRSRGLTLYPSMRNHNALLSAHQHLASTLEVSVDALFNERRQAFTYAMNPAGDLRVSRATQSTDSRAFAIAPSLQFEPGGGWNVVLTGSYAEDRTDFRVDAVIGGGALELGAGCYCNSARWVELSGDGPLFDLPGGPAKLALGVGYRNIELESDRGPGNPLNFIRSQSNRYAYGELSLPLIGPALGIPGLYRLDLTAAARHERYERAGSVTTPKVGIVYAPSPSLDLKASWGRSFRAPTLYQRYLPPALTLLPARNVGAAGAPAGASALLIEGGRPDLAPERATSWSVTAGVHPPTLAGFTAELSYFETRYIDRIVAPIAFVSQALADPAYAAQVTRSPSPEMLAAILASGAYFVNGTGAPYDPANVIAFIDNSNLNAGRQWARGVDLLATYRSRLGRSDDEIAVSANASYLSSRRRISADQAARPLAGILFNPPHWRGRATASWRHDRFSLTAIANYTGRLQDTRFSPATVVPDQVRFDFTLRYRSGDTGPAWLRGLDVTLGVENAFGAEPPPIFISSVTDTPYDSTNYTPFGRVISLAIAKSW